GCtgttgaattaatattttctatgtcAGGATATCTAATTCGGTTTTGGTGCGCAGGCAGTGTGTTGAGTGGTGGAGGCAGCGTTCCGGCTCCACAGGCATCGCCTGAGACGTGGATCGACATGGTGAATGATTTGCAGAAGGGCTCACTGTCAACCCGTCTTGGGATACCGATGATATATGGGATTGATGCAGTTCATGGCCACAACAATGTCTACAAGGCCACGATTTTTCCTCACAATGTTGGTCTAGGCGCTACTAGGCGAGTAGTTTCGCAGTTGCAAcctatttaaattaacaagATTGAGGTTAATTCCTGTCAATGATCGTTTGCTTATAGTGAAATGTGTTTTCCTCAAACAGAGACCCTCAGTTGGTGAAGAAAATTGGAGCTGCAACTGCTCTTGAAGTCAGAGCTACAGGCATCCCTTATACTTTTGCACCTTGCATTGCGGTAACCAGCTTAATACGAAGTTTGGACAGGAGTTTAACGAACTAATCGCAGGTCGAGTATCAGGcttttgatgatattttgattcAATAACAGGTGTGCAGAGATCCAAGATGGGGCCGGTGTTATGAGAGCTACAGTGAAGATCCGAATGTTGTTAGAGCAATGACCGAGATTATCCCTGGACTACAAGGAGACACACCGGCTAATGGTCGAAAGGGCGTTCCCTACGTTGCTGGGCCGTAAGTTCTTAATCATTgcattcttgaaaaattctgccaaaaaaaattgaaatcagtTACCAAAGTATAGTATTGTGAACTAAATTCTTCAAAAGGAGGCTGCAGTATTGCTCATTTATGATTTGAATTACATAAGATAATCGAAATCAAGATCCGTGAGCGTGgcaagtttattttaagttcAAAGTTTGTTTAGACTCGGCATTTGCCTACCGTCTTATCTTCTTAAAAAGTGGGTCAAAGTTGCTCCTCTTGATGGACCATTAGTTTGGTTATGCAAGAATGATAAACCTTAATATAAAGCTTCCTTGTCAAGGATGTATACTTTTGCCATTAGAAATGAGAAAGCAACTTTGGCACTTTGCTTAATGGTTAGGTACTAGAGACATGGACCACCACTGAAGTtgtaaagagaaaacaaaCAGCAGATAAACCAAAAATAAGGAACAAAACATGACATCTGGTCCAACGTTGTTGTCAAAGAATCAGATCTTGACTTTGGTAGTGATCAGCTATGGAAACTGTTCTTGGTGGGAATGGGGGTCTTTGGAACTATGTCAATGAGTTTGTATCTAGTCCGCCCACTTTTTTGTTTGGAACTATGTAATTAAGATTGTTTGTGTGCATGTGTTTTTTGTGTTCAGACGAAATGTTATGGCTTGCGCCAAACACTACGTTGGTGACGGTGGAACGACCAAAGGAATAAATGAGAATAACACAGTGGCAACCAGACATGCATTACTTAGCATTCATATGCCAGCCTACTACGACTCAATCATCAAGGGCGTGTCAACGGTCATGATCTCCTACTCGAGCTGGAACGGGATAAAAATGCATGCTAATCGTGATCTCATCACTGGCTTTCTCAAGACAATACAGCGTTTTAGAGTAATCGATTTAATACTAAACTTAATCTTCCTCTTGCCCGCACAATAAATGAATCTACCTGATACGAGTTTTTAACATCCATCAAACAATTCAGGGATTTGTCATCTCAGATTGGCAGGGAATTGACAGGATTACGTCTCCTCCTCACGCCAACTATACGTATTCAATCCTAGCAGGAGTCAACGCTGGAATTGACATGGTCGGTATAGTAAAAGTTCTTCACGTTAATCTCTTGAACAATGCCATATAATCCAATCACGAAGAactattcaaataaatcaattactaTAACCATGCAGATTATGGTTCCATACAACTATACAGAGTTCATTGATGGTCTCACCTCCTTGGTGAAAAGTAACTTCATTTCCATGAGTCGCATTGATGATGCTGTGAAGAGGATTCTACGAGTCAAATTCACAATGGGTCTGTTTGAACACCCGTTGGCTGATTATAGCATGACCAAGTACCTGGGAAGTCAGGTATGATAGTGAAATATCCACTTTAACTGAGGTTCTTGGAAGCTCCTTCTAGAATAGACTATGTACAGTTCATCTGCTTATGCATTCTCTATTAACTTGACAGGAGCATAGGGAACTGGCAAGAGAAGCGGTAAGAAAATCACTTGTCCTGCTCAAGAACGGCAAATCTGCAGACAAGCCATTACTACCACTTCCTAAGAAGGCATCAAAGATTCTCGTTGCAGGAACTCATGCCGACAACATTGGTAACCAATGCGGTGGCTGGACGATTCAGTGGCAGGGACAGAGTGGCAACATCACAGATGGTACCACAATCTTGACAGCAGTAAAGAATACAGTAGACCCGAAAACAGAAGTTGTGTTCAGTGAGAATCCGGATTCTGGTTATGTGAAATCGAACAAGTTCTCATATGCAATTGTTGTGGTCGGGGAGCCACCGTATGCAGAAACATTTGGAGACAACCTAAACTTGACGCTCCCTGATCCGGGGCCTAGTATTATCACAAATGTCTGTTCATCAGTGAAATGTGTAGTTGTTCTGATCACGGGGCGTCCAGTCGTTATCCAACCGTATCTTAAACAAATTGATGCCCTTGTAGCTGCATGGCTTCCAGGGACGGAAGGCCAAGGTGTTGCTGATGTTTTATATGGCGATTATGGTTTCACCGGCAAGCTTTCACGTACATGGTTCAAAAACGTTGATCAACTTCCGATGAACGTCGGGGATCGACACTACGATCCTCTATTCCCATTTGGATATGGACTTACTACAGAACCTGTGAAGGCCAACTAGATAGATAATCAGCGTATGCTCCGGGAATGTGACGTTTTTTGTGCTTTATGAGCCATATTGAAGATTGTTGTCTTGATTGCCAATGCTCTGAACAACTTTATCTCtgataaattctaatttaaattgaatttggtataatttaaattaatatgacaATTTTAGGGT
This Sesamum indicum cultivar Zhongzhi No. 13 linkage group LG5, S_indicum_v1.0, whole genome shotgun sequence DNA region includes the following protein-coding sequences:
- the LOC105161676 gene encoding uncharacterized protein LOC105161676, which encodes MLPRKMAKAPVFLIGILVLYCWAASVNAEEYRIYKDPKQPINRRINDLMDRMTLAEKIGQMTQIERSVASAEVMKKYFIGSVLSGGGSVPAPQASPETWIDMVNDLQKGSLSTRLGIPMIYGIDAVHGHNNVYKATIFPHNVGLGATRDPQLVKKIGAATALEVRATGIPYTFAPCIAVCRDPRWGRCYESYSEDPNVVRAMTEIIPGLQGDTPANGRKGVPYVAGPRNVMACAKHYVGDGGTTKGINENNTVATRHALLSIHMPAYYDSIIKGVSTVMISYSSWNGIKMHANRDLITGFLKTIQRFRGFVISDWQGIDRITSPPHANYTYSILAGVNAGIDMIMVPYNYTEFIDGLTSLVKSNFISMSRIDDAVKRILRVKFTMGLFEHPLADYSMTKYLGSQEHRELAREAVRKSLVLLKNGKSADKPLLPLPKKASKILVAGTHADNIGNQCGGWTIQWQGQSGNITDGTTILTAVKNTVDPKTEVVFSENPDSGYVKSNKFSYAIVVVGEPPYAETFGDNLNLTLPDPGPSIITNVCSSVKCVVVLITGRPVVIQPYLKQIDALVAAWLPGTEGQGVADVLYGDYGFTGKLSRTWFKNVDQLPMNVGDRHYDPLFPFGYGLTTEPVKAN